Proteins co-encoded in one Streptomyces sp. NBC_01283 genomic window:
- a CDS encoding aminopeptidase P family protein has translation MAQSKARKNGLYPEISEELSALMRTGWADTEQRDLRPAEQAPYAARRRAALSALFPGERLVIPSGKLKTRSNDSHYPFRPYSAYVHMTGDQARDCALVLEPRTGGDGHDAHLYQLPRDSRDSDEFWTGMTAELWMGRRRSLAESELLLGLPCRDVRDAPAELAASPGVPTRIVRGHDTELDEAVTTDEERDAELEEALSGLRLVKDDWEIGELRKAVDSTVRGFTDVVSELATAVATSERWIEGTFFRRARLEGNHIGYGSICAAGEHATIMHWEQNDGPVRPGELLLLDAGVETHTLYTADVTRTLPIDGTFTPLQRKVYDAVFEAQEAGIAAVKPGAAYRDFHDAAQRYLAYKLVEWGLLDGDPERVFELALQRRFTMAGTGHMLGLDVHDCAQARTEEYVGGVLEEGMVLTVEPGLYFQPDDLTVPEEYRGIGVRIEDDILVTADGNENLSAGLPRRPEAVEAWMSGLAGDRR, from the coding sequence ATGGCCCAGTCGAAGGCGCGCAAGAACGGCCTGTACCCCGAGATCTCCGAAGAGCTCTCCGCCCTGATGAGGACCGGCTGGGCCGATACGGAACAGCGCGACCTGCGCCCCGCCGAACAGGCCCCGTACGCCGCCCGCCGCCGCGCCGCCCTGTCCGCGCTGTTTCCGGGCGAGCGCCTGGTGATCCCCTCGGGGAAGCTCAAGACCCGCTCGAACGACAGCCATTACCCCTTCCGCCCGTACTCCGCGTACGTCCACATGACCGGCGACCAGGCACGGGACTGCGCCCTCGTGCTCGAACCGCGCACCGGGGGCGACGGTCACGACGCGCACCTCTACCAACTGCCCCGCGACAGCCGGGACAGTGACGAGTTCTGGACCGGCATGACGGCCGAGCTATGGATGGGCCGCAGGCGCAGCCTCGCCGAGTCCGAGCTCCTCCTCGGCCTGCCCTGCCGTGACGTGCGCGACGCCCCGGCCGAGCTGGCCGCATCGCCCGGCGTGCCGACCCGCATCGTGCGCGGCCACGACACGGAGCTCGACGAGGCCGTGACGACCGACGAGGAGCGCGACGCCGAGCTGGAGGAAGCACTTTCGGGGCTGCGCCTGGTCAAGGACGACTGGGAGATCGGCGAGCTGCGCAAGGCGGTCGACTCGACGGTCCGTGGATTCACCGACGTCGTAAGCGAGTTGGCGACCGCCGTCGCCACCTCGGAGCGCTGGATCGAGGGCACCTTCTTCCGCCGCGCCCGCCTGGAGGGCAACCACATCGGCTACGGCTCGATCTGCGCCGCCGGCGAGCACGCCACGATCATGCACTGGGAGCAGAACGACGGCCCCGTGCGCCCCGGCGAACTCCTGCTCCTGGACGCGGGCGTGGAGACGCACACCCTCTACACCGCCGACGTCACGCGCACGCTCCCCATCGACGGCACCTTCACCCCACTCCAACGCAAGGTCTACGACGCGGTGTTCGAGGCGCAGGAGGCGGGCATCGCCGCGGTGAAGCCGGGCGCCGCGTACCGCGACTTCCACGACGCGGCACAGCGGTACCTCGCGTACAAGCTCGTCGAGTGGGGTCTCCTCGACGGCGACCCCGAGCGGGTCTTCGAGCTCGCCCTGCAGCGCCGCTTCACCATGGCGGGCACGGGCCACATGCTCGGCCTCGACGTCCACGACTGCGCCCAGGCCCGCACCGAGGAGTACGTCGGCGGCGTACTGGAAGAGGGCATGGTGCTCACCGTGGAACCCGGCCTGTACTTCCAGCCGGACGACCTCACCGTGCCCGAGGAGTACCGGGGCATCGGGGTGCGCATCGAGGACGACATCCTCGTCACGGCCGACGGCAACGAGAACCTGTCCGCCGGGCTCCCCCGACGCCCCGAAGCCGTGGAGGCCTGGATGAGCGGCCTGGCGGGCGACCGCCGCTAA
- a CDS encoding polysaccharide deacetylase family protein, whose product MTAMTSVVMAVALTGCTKVDTTSPSSARKDAASVSVKSQGKLGTVDCRKAKCVALTFDAGPSENSPRLLDILKEEKVPATFFLLGKNHIAKHPELVKRMEAEGHEVASHTWSHKILTDITPDEAREELRRPNEAIEKLIGHKPTLMRPPQGRTNPDVNKISREEGLSEVLWSVTAKDYTTNDSALIQKRVIDQTKRDGIILLHDIYKGTVPAVPGIIDELKKRGYVFVTVPQLLAPGKAEPGKVYRP is encoded by the coding sequence ATGACGGCCATGACCTCCGTGGTCATGGCCGTCGCCCTGACGGGGTGCACCAAGGTGGACACCACCTCCCCCAGCTCCGCGCGCAAGGACGCGGCGTCGGTGAGCGTCAAGAGCCAGGGGAAGCTCGGGACCGTCGACTGCCGCAAGGCGAAGTGCGTGGCCCTGACGTTCGACGCGGGACCCAGCGAGAACTCGCCGCGGCTGCTCGACATCCTCAAGGAGGAGAAGGTGCCCGCCACCTTCTTCCTGCTCGGCAAGAACCACATAGCCAAGCACCCCGAGCTCGTGAAGCGGATGGAAGCCGAAGGGCACGAGGTCGCGAGCCACACCTGGTCGCACAAGATCCTCACCGACATCACCCCGGACGAGGCACGCGAGGAACTGCGCAGGCCGAACGAGGCGATAGAGAAGCTGATCGGTCACAAGCCGACGCTGATGCGTCCCCCGCAGGGCCGCACCAACCCCGACGTCAACAAGATCTCGCGCGAGGAAGGCCTCTCGGAGGTCCTGTGGAGCGTGACCGCCAAGGACTACACGACCAACGACTCCGCCCTGATCCAGAAGCGCGTCATCGATCAGACCAAGCGGGACGGCATCATCCTGCTGCACGACATCTACAAGGGGACGGTGCCCGCGGTGCCGGGCATCATCGACGAGCTGAAGAAGCGCGGCTACGTCTTCGTGACGGTTCCGCAGCTGCTCGCCCCGGGGAAGGCCGAGCCCGGGAAGGTCTACCGGCCCTAG
- a CDS encoding SRPBCC family protein gives MALFRIDRESSLPADEVWRRLTAWERHADVVPLTRIVVRTPPPSGEGTVFVARSALGPVGFDDVMEVVTWRPAAEGGGLCRLEKRGSFVTGWAEIRVSPRPGAEGSAVAWREDLRVRWLPKAFDRVLVAAARRMFGRAVDGLLSSPPPHPHA, from the coding sequence GTGGCTCTCTTCCGTATCGACCGGGAATCATCCCTGCCCGCCGACGAGGTCTGGCGCCGGCTCACCGCGTGGGAGCGGCACGCCGATGTCGTCCCACTGACGCGGATCGTCGTCCGCACGCCGCCGCCCAGTGGGGAGGGAACGGTGTTCGTCGCCCGCAGCGCCCTCGGCCCCGTCGGGTTCGACGACGTGATGGAGGTCGTGACCTGGCGCCCCGCCGCGGAGGGCGGGGGCCTGTGCCGGCTGGAGAAGCGGGGGTCGTTCGTGACCGGGTGGGCGGAGATCCGGGTGTCCCCCCGGCCCGGCGCGGAGGGTTCGGCTGTCGCCTGGCGGGAGGATCTGCGCGTGCGATGGCTGCCGAAGGCCTTCGACCGGGTGCTCGTGGCCGCGGCGCGACGGATGTTCGGCCGGGCGGTGGACGGGCTGCTCTCCTCTCCCCCGCCCCACCCCCACGCATGA
- a CDS encoding FAD-dependent monooxygenase, with translation MKVACVGGGPAALYLSILLKRQDPSHDITVHERNPAGSTYGWGVTYWGGLLEKLRAGDPESARAISEHSVRWSDGVAHVGDRTTVHHGDEGHGIGRHRLLDILASRARSLGVRVEFEREITDAAQLPDADLIVAGDGVRSALRERHTDHFGAEVALGRNKYIWLGTTKVFDSFTFAFVETAHGWIWCYGYRFSDERSTCVMECSPETWRGLGLHEASEAEGLALLERLFAGPLDGHRLIGRAQSDGSAQWLNFRTLTNRTWHRGNVVLLGDAAHTTHYSIGAGTTLALEDAIALADALRGSPELTPALARYERERRAALLSVQSAARYSAQWYENLPRYIGLEPAQMFALLGQRHSPLLPHIPPQLYYRIDRAAEQLEPLRRMKRWLGPRVARTLHGRSQRGVPTS, from the coding sequence GTGAAGGTCGCCTGCGTCGGTGGCGGGCCCGCCGCCCTGTATCTCTCGATCCTGCTCAAGCGGCAGGACCCGTCCCACGACATCACCGTCCACGAGCGCAACCCGGCCGGGTCGACGTACGGCTGGGGGGTCACCTACTGGGGCGGCCTCCTGGAGAAGCTCCGGGCCGGTGACCCGGAGTCCGCGCGCGCCATCAGCGAGCACTCGGTCCGCTGGAGCGACGGGGTCGCGCACGTCGGCGACCGCACGACGGTCCACCACGGCGACGAGGGCCACGGCATCGGGCGCCACCGGCTCCTCGACATCCTCGCGAGCCGGGCCCGGTCCCTCGGCGTACGCGTCGAGTTCGAGCGGGAGATCACGGACGCGGCCCAGCTGCCCGACGCCGATCTGATCGTCGCGGGTGACGGCGTCCGCAGCGCACTGCGCGAGCGTCACACCGACCACTTCGGCGCGGAGGTCGCGCTCGGCCGCAACAAGTACATCTGGCTCGGCACCACCAAGGTCTTCGACTCCTTCACCTTCGCCTTCGTGGAGACCGCGCACGGCTGGATCTGGTGCTACGGCTACCGCTTCAGCGACGAGCGGAGCACCTGCGTCATGGAGTGCTCCCCGGAGACCTGGAGAGGCCTCGGCCTGCACGAGGCGAGCGAGGCCGAAGGACTCGCCCTCCTGGAGCGGCTCTTCGCCGGGCCGCTGGACGGGCACCGCCTGATCGGCCGCGCGCAGTCCGACGGCAGCGCGCAGTGGCTCAACTTCCGGACGCTGACCAACCGGACCTGGCACCGGGGCAATGTCGTCCTGCTCGGCGACGCCGCGCACACCACGCACTACTCCATCGGCGCGGGCACGACGCTCGCCCTGGAAGACGCGATCGCCCTCGCGGACGCGCTGCGCGGGAGCCCGGAACTCACTCCCGCCCTCGCGCGCTACGAACGCGAGCGGCGGGCCGCGCTCCTCTCCGTGCAGAGCGCGGCCCGCTACAGCGCCCAGTGGTACGAGAACCTGCCGCGCTACATCGGCCTCGAACCCGCCCAGATGTTCGCGCTCCTCGGCCAGCGCCACTCACCGCTCCTGCCGCACATCCCGCCGCAGCTGTACTACCGGATCGACCGCGCCGCCGAACAGTTGGAGCCGCTGCGGAGGATGAAGCGGTGGCTGGGCCCGCGGGTGGCGCGGACCCTGCACGGACGGTCTCAGCGGGGCGTGCCGACCTCGTAG
- a CDS encoding XdhC family protein → MLDIAEELDRWVEQGRDFAVATVVAVGGSAPRQPGAALAVDSDGTAIGSVSGGCVEGAVYELCQQALEDGESVLERFGYSDEDAFAVGLTCGGIIDILVTPVRADSSVRPVVAAALAAAASGEASAVARITSGPAELVGRALLVRSDADAPHEGGLGGHPELDRTAAGEARAMLDAGRTGTVEIGEDGSRCGQPLTLLVESSVPPPRMIVFGAIDFASALVRIGTFLGYRVTVCDARPVFATAARFPDADEVVVEWPHKYLERTEVDGRTVLCVLTHDAKFDVPLLELALRLPVAYVGAMGSRRTHEERNERLREVGVGELELARLRSPIGLDLGARTPEETALSIAAEIVANRRGGSGVSLTGAHTPIHHDASRRPAGRIGSVA, encoded by the coding sequence ATGCTGGACATCGCCGAAGAGCTGGACCGGTGGGTCGAGCAGGGACGCGACTTCGCCGTCGCCACCGTGGTGGCGGTCGGCGGCAGCGCGCCCCGGCAGCCCGGTGCGGCCCTGGCCGTCGACTCCGACGGCACGGCGATCGGCTCCGTCTCCGGCGGGTGTGTGGAAGGCGCCGTCTACGAACTCTGCCAACAGGCCCTCGAAGACGGCGAGAGCGTCCTCGAACGCTTTGGATACAGCGACGAGGACGCCTTCGCCGTGGGCCTGACCTGCGGCGGCATCATCGACATCCTCGTCACCCCGGTCCGCGCGGACTCCTCCGTGCGGCCGGTCGTAGCCGCCGCGCTCGCGGCGGCGGCATCGGGCGAGGCCTCGGCCGTCGCCCGCATCACCTCCGGACCCGCGGAACTCGTGGGCCGGGCCCTTCTCGTACGTTCCGACGCCGACGCCCCTCACGAGGGCGGGCTCGGCGGGCACCCCGAGCTGGACCGCACCGCGGCGGGCGAGGCCCGCGCGATGCTGGACGCGGGGCGCACCGGCACGGTGGAGATCGGCGAGGACGGCTCGCGCTGCGGGCAGCCGCTCACACTCCTCGTCGAGTCGAGCGTCCCGCCACCCCGCATGATCGTGTTCGGCGCGATCGACTTCGCCTCCGCGCTCGTCAGGATCGGCACGTTCCTCGGCTACCGCGTAACCGTCTGCGACGCGCGGCCCGTGTTCGCCACGGCGGCGCGGTTCCCCGACGCCGACGAGGTCGTCGTCGAGTGGCCCCACAAGTACCTGGAGCGGACGGAGGTCGACGGCCGCACCGTGCTGTGCGTCCTGACGCACGACGCCAAGTTCGACGTGCCGCTGCTCGAACTGGCCCTGCGCCTCCCGGTCGCCTACGTGGGCGCGATGGGTTCGCGCCGCACCCACGAGGAGCGCAACGAGCGGCTGCGTGAAGTCGGCGTCGGCGAACTGGAGCTGGCCCGGCTGCGCTCGCCCATCGGCCTCGACCTGGGTGCCCGCACCCCGGAGGAGACGGCCCTCTCGATCGCCGCGGAGATCGTCGCCAACCGGCGGGGCGGCAGCGGGGTCTCCCTGACCGGCGCGCACACGCCGATCCACCACGACGCCTCACGGCGACCTGCCGGGCGCATAGGGTCCGTGGCCTGA
- a CDS encoding NCS2 family permease, with protein MTQQSTEPKTTAEDAGNGSRVPAGRSWLDRYFHITQRGSTVGREVRGGITTFMAMAYIILLNPVILSVPDATGHRLDGDQLTTATVFAAAATTIVMGILGNVPLALAAGLGVSAVMAFQVAPEMTWGNAMAMCVIYGVIIILLVLTGLRTLIMDAIPLALKHAITMGIGMFVTLIGLVQAGFVTSMPSKHGDMGAKPIQMGIDDKLIGWPVLCFAVTVLLIFVLQVRKVPGAILIGIVGGTVFAAIVNQVAGMGQRDWGLNAPELKGSVVSSPDFGLFGEVSFSGIGDIGAITVGVIVFTLVLAGFFDAMGTIIGIGQQANLADKDGKMPGLNKALAIDGAGGVVGGLAGASGQTVFVESTAGVGDGARTGFASVITGLGFALCLFFTPLAQLIPTQVAAAALVVIGAMMLTNARHIDWTDQATAIPVFLTTVLMPFTYSITVGIAAGVIAHVLIKAAQGKVREIGWLMWVLALVFLAFFALHPIENWMGVK; from the coding sequence ATGACCCAGCAGTCAACGGAGCCGAAGACCACTGCGGAGGACGCGGGCAACGGCTCGCGCGTCCCCGCCGGCAGGTCTTGGCTGGACCGGTATTTCCACATAACGCAGAGAGGGTCGACCGTCGGCCGGGAGGTGCGTGGCGGCATCACCACCTTCATGGCGATGGCCTACATCATCCTCCTGAACCCGGTGATCCTCTCGGTACCCGATGCCACGGGCCACCGCCTCGACGGTGATCAGCTCACCACCGCCACGGTCTTCGCGGCGGCCGCCACCACCATCGTCATGGGCATCCTCGGCAATGTGCCGCTGGCCCTGGCGGCGGGACTCGGTGTCTCCGCGGTGATGGCCTTCCAGGTCGCCCCGGAGATGACCTGGGGCAACGCGATGGCGATGTGCGTCATCTACGGCGTCATCATCATCCTGCTGGTCCTGACCGGTCTGCGGACCCTGATCATGGACGCGATCCCGCTGGCGCTGAAGCACGCCATCACCATGGGCATCGGCATGTTCGTCACGCTGATCGGCCTGGTCCAGGCGGGCTTCGTCACCTCCATGCCGTCCAAGCACGGCGACATGGGCGCCAAGCCGATCCAGATGGGCATCGACGACAAGCTCATCGGCTGGCCCGTCCTGTGCTTCGCCGTCACCGTCCTGCTGATCTTCGTGCTCCAGGTCCGCAAGGTCCCGGGCGCGATCCTCATCGGCATCGTCGGCGGCACCGTGTTCGCCGCGATCGTCAACCAGGTCGCGGGCATGGGCCAGCGGGACTGGGGCCTGAACGCCCCGGAGCTCAAGGGCTCCGTCGTCTCGTCGCCGGACTTCGGCCTCTTCGGCGAGGTGTCCTTCAGCGGCATCGGTGACATCGGCGCCATCACCGTGGGCGTCATCGTCTTCACCCTGGTCCTGGCCGGCTTCTTCGACGCCATGGGCACCATCATCGGCATCGGCCAGCAGGCCAACCTCGCCGACAAGGACGGCAAGATGCCGGGCCTGAACAAGGCCCTGGCCATCGACGGTGCCGGCGGTGTCGTCGGCGGTCTCGCCGGTGCCTCAGGACAGACCGTGTTCGTCGAGTCCACCGCGGGCGTCGGCGACGGCGCGCGCACCGGCTTCGCGAGCGTGATCACCGGTCTCGGCTTCGCCCTGTGCCTCTTCTTCACCCCGCTGGCCCAGCTCATCCCGACGCAGGTCGCGGCCGCCGCGCTCGTGGTCATCGGCGCGATGATGCTGACCAACGCCCGGCACATCGACTGGACCGACCAGGCCACCGCCATCCCGGTGTTCCTGACCACCGTCCTGATGCCGTTCACGTACTCCATCACGGTCGGTATCGCGGCCGGTGTCATCGCCCACGTCCTGATCAAGGCCGCGCAGGGCAAGGTCCGTGAGATCGGCTGGCTGATGTGGGTGCTCGCGCTCGTGTTCCTCGCCTTCTTCGCGCTCCATCCGATCGAGAACTGGATGGGCGTCAAGTAG
- a CDS encoding xanthine dehydrogenase family protein molybdopterin-binding subunit produces the protein MAGTKTTTGAPTEVTQKHNKGGIGESTLRPDGTLKVTGEFAYSSDMWHEDMLWGQTLRSPVAHAEIVSIDTVEALKTPGVYAVLTYDDLPAEMKNYGLEIQDTPVLAHGKVRHHGEPVALVAADHPETARRAAAKIVVEYKELPLITDEASATAPDAVLVHEGRDDHHIGHVPHPNIVHRQPIVRGNADEAAKKADFIVKGEYTFGMQDQAFLGPESGLAVPSEDGGVELYVATQWLHSDLGQIAPVLGLPEDKVRMTLSGVGGAFGGREDISMQIHACLLALRTGKPVKIVYNRFESFFGHVHRHPAKLYYEHGATKDGKLTHMKCKIVLDGGAYASASPAVVGNASSLSVGPYVIEDVDIEAIALYSNNPPCGAMRGFGAVQACFAYEAQMDKLADKVGMDRVEFRQLNAMSQGTLLPTGQSVDSPAPVAEILRRVKARPMPPERQWESSEGADVRALPGGLSNTTHGEGVVRGVGYAVGIKNVGFSEGFDDYSTAKVRMEVINGEPVATVHTAMAEVGQGGITVHAQIARTELGVQQVTIHPADTQVGSAGSTSASRQTYVTGGAVKNSCELVREKVLEIGRRKYGSYHPAWATAELVLEGGKVLTDGGEALADLAELLEGETVEVEAEWRHRPTVPFDLKTGQGNGHVQYSFAAHRAVVEVDTELGLVKVIELATAQDVGKALNPLSVVGQIQGGTTQGLGVAVMEEIIVDPKTAKVRNPSFTDYLIPTILDTPTIPVDVLELADPNAPYGLRGMGEAPTLSSTPAVLAAIRNATGLELNRTPVRPEHLTGT, from the coding sequence ATGGCTGGAACCAAGACCACCACGGGCGCGCCCACCGAAGTCACCCAGAAGCACAACAAGGGCGGCATCGGCGAGTCCACGCTGCGCCCGGACGGCACCCTGAAGGTCACCGGTGAGTTCGCCTACTCCTCGGACATGTGGCACGAGGACATGCTCTGGGGCCAGACGCTCCGCAGCCCGGTGGCGCACGCCGAGATCGTCTCGATCGACACCGTCGAGGCGCTCAAGACGCCCGGCGTCTACGCCGTCCTGACGTACGACGACCTGCCGGCCGAGATGAAGAACTACGGCCTGGAGATCCAGGACACCCCGGTCCTCGCCCACGGCAAGGTCCGTCACCACGGTGAGCCGGTCGCCCTCGTGGCCGCCGACCACCCGGAGACCGCCCGCCGTGCCGCCGCGAAGATCGTGGTCGAGTACAAGGAACTGCCCCTCATCACCGATGAGGCGTCGGCCACCGCTCCCGATGCCGTGCTCGTGCACGAGGGCCGCGACGACCACCACATCGGTCACGTCCCGCACCCCAACATCGTGCACCGCCAGCCGATCGTCCGCGGCAACGCCGACGAGGCCGCCAAGAAGGCCGACTTCATCGTCAAGGGCGAGTACACCTTCGGCATGCAGGACCAGGCCTTCCTCGGCCCGGAGTCCGGCCTCGCCGTGCCGTCCGAGGACGGCGGCGTCGAGCTGTACGTCGCCACCCAGTGGCTGCACTCGGACCTCGGCCAGATCGCCCCCGTACTCGGCCTGCCCGAGGACAAGGTGCGCATGACGCTCTCCGGCGTCGGCGGCGCGTTCGGCGGCCGTGAAGACATCTCGATGCAGATCCACGCCTGCCTCCTCGCGCTGCGCACCGGCAAGCCGGTCAAGATCGTCTACAACCGCTTCGAGTCCTTCTTCGGCCACGTCCACCGCCACCCGGCGAAGCTCTACTACGAGCACGGCGCCACCAAGGACGGCAAGCTCACGCACATGAAGTGCAAGATCGTCCTGGACGGCGGCGCCTACGCGTCGGCCTCCCCGGCGGTCGTGGGCAACGCCTCGTCCCTCTCGGTCGGTCCGTACGTGATCGAGGACGTCGACATCGAGGCGATCGCCCTCTACTCGAACAACCCGCCCTGCGGCGCGATGCGCGGCTTCGGCGCCGTCCAGGCCTGCTTCGCCTACGAGGCCCAGATGGACAAGCTCGCCGACAAGGTGGGCATGGACCGGGTCGAGTTCCGCCAGCTCAACGCCATGTCGCAGGGCACGCTCCTGCCGACGGGTCAGTCGGTCGACTCGCCGGCCCCGGTCGCCGAGATCCTGCGCCGCGTCAAGGCCCGTCCGATGCCGCCCGAGCGCCAGTGGGAGTCCAGCGAGGGCGCCGACGTCCGCGCGCTGCCCGGCGGCCTCTCCAACACCACGCACGGCGAAGGTGTCGTACGAGGTGTCGGCTACGCGGTCGGCATCAAGAACGTCGGCTTCTCCGAGGGCTTCGACGACTACTCCACCGCCAAGGTGCGCATGGAGGTCATCAACGGTGAGCCGGTCGCGACCGTGCACACCGCGATGGCGGAGGTCGGCCAGGGCGGCATCACCGTCCACGCGCAGATCGCCCGCACCGAGCTCGGCGTCCAGCAGGTGACCATCCACCCCGCCGACACCCAGGTGGGCAGCGCCGGTTCGACGTCCGCGTCCCGTCAGACGTACGTCACCGGTGGCGCGGTCAAGAACTCCTGCGAGCTCGTCCGCGAGAAGGTCCTGGAGATCGGCCGCCGCAAGTACGGCTCGTACCACCCCGCGTGGGCCACCGCCGAACTGGTCCTCGAAGGCGGCAAGGTCCTCACCGACGGCGGCGAGGCCCTCGCGGACCTGGCCGAGCTGCTCGAAGGCGAGACCGTCGAGGTCGAGGCCGAGTGGCGCCACCGTCCGACCGTGCCCTTCGACCTGAAGACCGGTCAGGGCAACGGCCACGTCCAGTACTCGTTCGCCGCGCACCGCGCGGTCGTCGAGGTGGACACCGAGCTCGGCCTGGTCAAGGTGATCGAGCTGGCCACCGCCCAGGACGTCGGCAAGGCGCTCAACCCGCTCTCCGTGGTCGGTCAGATCCAGGGTGGTACCACCCAGGGCCTGGGCGTCGCGGTGATGGAGGAGATCATCGTCGACCCGAAGACCGCGAAGGTGCGCAACCCCTCCTTCACGGACTACCTGATCCCGACCATCCTCGACACGCCGACCATCCCCGTCGACGTACTCGAACTGGCCGACCCGAACGCGCCCTACGGCCTTCGTGGCATGGGCGAGGCCCCGACCCTCTCCTCGACTCCGGCGGTCCTCGCGGCCATCCGGAACGCGACGGGTCTGGAGCTGAACAGGACGCCGGTACGTCCGGAGCACCTCACCGGCACCTGA
- a CDS encoding (2Fe-2S)-binding protein, with amino-acid sequence MRVNFTVNGRQQEADDVWEGESLLYVLRERMGLPGSKNACEQGECGSCTVRLDGVPVCSCLVAAGQVQGREVVTVEGLADYAKHREDAHPGGACGSVCGGTSLQEARQWQAKGTDGQTGEGGGLSAIQQAFIDAGAVQCGFCTPGLLVAADELLERNASPSDADIREALSGNLCRCTGYEKILDAVRLAAARQEETV; translated from the coding sequence ATGCGCGTGAACTTCACGGTCAACGGCCGTCAGCAGGAAGCCGACGACGTCTGGGAGGGCGAGTCCCTCCTCTACGTCCTGCGCGAGCGCATGGGGCTCCCGGGTTCGAAGAACGCCTGTGAGCAGGGCGAGTGCGGATCCTGCACCGTCCGCCTCGACGGCGTACCGGTGTGCTCGTGTCTGGTCGCCGCCGGTCAGGTCCAGGGCCGCGAGGTCGTCACCGTCGAGGGCCTGGCGGACTACGCCAAGCACCGCGAGGACGCCCATCCGGGCGGTGCCTGCGGCTCCGTCTGCGGCGGCACCAGCCTCCAGGAGGCCCGCCAGTGGCAGGCCAAGGGAACCGACGGTCAGACGGGTGAGGGCGGCGGACTCTCCGCGATCCAGCAGGCGTTCATCGACGCCGGCGCGGTCCAGTGCGGCTTCTGCACCCCCGGTCTCCTCGTCGCGGCCGACGAGCTCCTGGAGCGCAACGCCTCGCCGTCCGACGCCGACATCCGCGAGGCGCTCTCCGGCAACCTCTGCCGCTGCACCGGTTACGAGAAGATCCTGGACGCGGTCCGCCTGGCGGCCGCCCGTCAGGAAGAGACGGTCTGA
- a CDS encoding xanthine dehydrogenase family protein subunit M, translated as MDFLRPASWEEALAAKAEHPTAVPIAGGTDVMVEINFDHRRPEYLLDLNRVAELSEWSVGEETVQLGASVPYTRIMEELRTELPGLALASHTVASPQIRNRGGVGGNLGTASPAGDAHPALLAADCEVEVESVRGSRLIPIDDFYTGVKRNALAADELIKSVHIKKADGPQQYSKVGTRNAMVIAVCAFGIALHPETRTVRTGIGSAAPTPIRAKAAEEFLNAALEEGGFWDSKKIITPSIAKQFAELASGAANPIDDVRGTANYRRHAVGIMARRTLGWTWESYRGEGRSTEGVA; from the coding sequence ATGGACTTCCTTCGCCCCGCCAGCTGGGAGGAGGCGCTCGCCGCCAAGGCCGAGCACCCGACAGCTGTGCCGATTGCGGGTGGCACCGACGTGATGGTCGAGATCAACTTCGACCACCGCCGTCCCGAGTACCTGCTTGACCTCAACCGCGTCGCCGAGCTGAGCGAGTGGTCGGTGGGCGAGGAGACGGTCCAGCTGGGCGCCTCGGTTCCCTACACGCGGATCATGGAGGAGCTGCGCACGGAGCTCCCCGGTCTCGCCCTCGCCTCGCACACGGTCGCCTCGCCGCAGATCCGTAACCGCGGCGGCGTCGGCGGCAACCTCGGCACGGCGTCCCCGGCCGGTGACGCCCACCCCGCGCTGCTCGCCGCCGACTGCGAGGTCGAGGTGGAGTCCGTACGCGGCTCGCGCCTCATCCCGATCGACGACTTCTACACTGGTGTCAAGCGCAACGCGCTCGCCGCCGACGAGCTGATCAAGTCCGTCCACATCAAGAAGGCGGACGGCCCGCAGCAGTACTCGAAGGTCGGCACCCGCAACGCGATGGTCATCGCCGTGTGCGCCTTCGGCATCGCCCTGCACCCCGAGACCCGGACCGTACGGACCGGGATCGGCTCCGCGGCCCCGACCCCGATCCGGGCCAAGGCCGCCGAGGAGTTCCTGAACGCGGCGCTCGAAGAGGGCGGCTTCTGGGACAGCAAGAAGATCATCACCCCCTCGATCGCCAAGCAGTTCGCGGAGCTCGCCTCCGGTGCCGCCAACCCGATCGACGACGTCCGCGGCACGGCGAACTACCGCCGCCACGCCGTCGGCATCATGGCCCGCCGCACGCTCGGCTGGACCTGGGAGTCGTACCGCGGCGAGGGCCGCAGCACTGAGGGAGTCGCATAA